CGTTGTAAAAACTTCATTTTTAGCCAATGAATAAGCTGCAGCAGCATTATTAATACCCGAAATAACACGAAGATTATTTAAAGGATCTAATTCTAAATCAGTTCTGAAATTTCCTGACCATTCCAATCCTGCAAACAAAACTTTTCCTTCGTCTTCTGTAGCAGGTTTATCAAGAGAAACCATAAATACTGAAGGCTGAAATAAATTGGCACGAGAACCTAATTTAGTATCTAAAACTTTAATTCCGTGTGTTAATTTCGTTTCCTCAGGCTGCATTTCTTTTGCCCAATCACCGTGATATTGATTCAAATAGAAATTATTATATCCTTTAAGGTATAAATTTGCCGAAGCATATTTGTTTAAAGTAATATTTGATTTTTCAGAATGCTGAATTGTTGTCCATTGCTCAATCACATCAGTATCATAATACGATTGAATAAACATATGAACCTCAATTGGATATACATTATCTTTAAGCGTAATTTCGGTTTGAGAAATTCCTGTTGCGATCGTTTTTGTAGTATGTTTTACGTATAATAAATCAAGCGAAGTATTTCCGTCTGCGTGCGTTACGGCGATTGCAGGTTCTAATAAATTTTTAGATCCAGATGGCGTATAAGCCGCATTATAAATCCCGGAATAATCTGTTCCCTGACGAAACTGACCCTGAATTTTTACATATTCAAAATCGTTTGCCAATTTTTCTCCTAAATAAATGGTATTCAATTCTTTTCCCGGAGTTACTTGCAAAACAAGTGCATTACTTTTGGTTTTAACCGAGATAATTTCTTGTGCCGTTATTGTGCTGCAATAACTCGTCAGAATAAAAAATGCGATCGTAAAAGACTGCCTTAAAGTTGTAAATTGTTTTTTCATTTTATTATGTGTTATTTTCTTATTTCTTTTCTTGTGTAATTCCTGCCCAAACATCTGTTCTAAAAGATGATGCCGGCAAACCTGATGCATTCGTTAAATTTCCGTCAGGATTATCAGCCCAATTGCAGCGCACCGCAACCGGATTTGTTACGCCTTGAGCAAAAACTTCGACTTTGCCATTTACTATTTTAGCATCCGCCCAATGAAATTTTTGATCAGATCCAGCAATCGAAAATCCTTTTAGCAGATTGTCTCTGGGTTTTATATTTTCATTAAAATCAAAATCAATTGTCACGACATTTTGCTTTATAGAATAAGATTTATAAAGTGGTCCCGAATAATCGATTTTGGTATTATATACTTTTGCCAAAGCTATATTTGCCAATCGACCTCCAACATCTTGCTTGTTTTTTGGGTGAATATCTGCCCCGTTTCCAATATCAGTTGTAACAGCCATTCCCGTATTTGGCAATCTCAAAGCTTTAAATTGTGCTTCTCTTAATTCTGCCCAATCAGAATCTCCTGGTTGTTGTTTTTGTTCTTTATAATTTGCCAATTGAACAAAGAAAAACGGCAAATTTTTATCCTTGAATTTTTCTCTCCAATCGTTTATCAGCAACGGAAATAACTTCTGATATTGATACGCTCTTTCCGCATTACTTTCTCCCTGATACCAGATTACACCTTTTATTTTATAATCTATTATAGGTGAAATCATCGCATTATAAATAGCACTTGGTCTATTTTGGCCTTGAGCCAAATACGGTTTTGCAGGCAAATCTTTACTGTCAACACCAATATTATATTTCCAGTCACCAACCAATGAAATTGTTTCTTTATTTGATTTTAAAGCGATTTTTTCATCGCCATAAACTCCGCCATTTCCAGCTCCGTCAAAAACTCTTATTGTGATTGTATTTTCTCCTTTTTTCAGAAATTTCGCTGGAATTGTATAATGACGTTCAACATTATAACCTTTGGTTTCGCCAATATAGTTTCCGTTTACCCAAATCATATCTTCATCATCTGCATAATAACTTAGACTAAAGTCTACATTATTATCCTGAACTGTAATTTTTTTTCTAAACCAAACTACTCCATCAAAATTGCCTAATCCATTAGTATCAAAAAAAGAAGGAAGTTTCATTATTTTCCAAGTCGAATCATCCAAATTGGATGTTGCCCAAATTGCTTTTTCTTCAGAAAATCCTTTATCCGAAGCTGTCAAATTCTTTTCCCAAACCGCCATATCAGCATTATATTTTTGCAGTAATGCAGCGTTATCAGTTTCAGATTTCATGGCTTTAATTTCCGTATCAAAATCATGAATTGTCGTTAACGCTCCAGAACTTGTCCAGGCTTCGATAAGCGTTCCTCCCCAAGAAGAATGAATTAACCCTATAGGAATCTTTTTTTCGTTGTAAATCTTTCTGGCAAAAAAATAAGCTGTTGCGCTAAAATCTGCAATAGTTTTTGGATCGCAAACATTCCAGCCATCGTGTTGTACTTTTAAGGTACTTAATGGTAAAGTACTTTCTATATGTTCAGCCTGCAATAATCGTATTTGAGGATAATTTGCGTT
This genomic window from Flavobacterium sp. 9 contains:
- a CDS encoding sialate O-acetylesterase, yielding MQLKKHLFKNMMLVLALFILSLNSVNATVSLPSFFTDNMVLQQKSAVPFWGESDGKSVTIITSWDKKSYSSKVENGKWKVILKTPIYGGPYTITINDGSVKTLNNVLIGEVWLCSGQSNMEMPLEGWGKINNYKEEIENANYPQIRLLQAEHIESTLPLSTLKVQHDGWNVCDPKTIADFSATAYFFARKIYNEKKIPIGLIHSSWGGTLIEAWTSSGALTTIHDFDTEIKAMKSETDNAALLQKYNADMAVWEKNLTASDKGFSEEKAIWATSNLDDSTWKIMKLPSFFDTNGLGNFDGVVWFRKKITVQDNNVDFSLSYYADDEDMIWVNGNYIGETKGYNVERHYTIPAKFLKKGENTITIRVFDGAGNGGVYGDEKIALKSNKETISLVGDWKYNIGVDSKDLPAKPYLAQGQNRPSAIYNAMISPIIDYKIKGVIWYQGESNAERAYQYQKLFPLLINDWREKFKDKNLPFFFVQLANYKEQKQQPGDSDWAELREAQFKALRLPNTGMAVTTDIGNGADIHPKNKQDVGGRLANIALAKVYNTKIDYSGPLYKSYSIKQNVVTIDFDFNENIKPRDNLLKGFSIAGSDQKFHWADAKIVNGKVEVFAQGVTNPVAVRCNWADNPDGNLTNASGLPASSFRTDVWAGITQEKK